The following is a genomic window from Elaeis guineensis isolate ETL-2024a chromosome 10, EG11, whole genome shotgun sequence.
CTCTTTTGAATACACACATGATGttccctaaattttttctttatttctctctttctctatcttcTTTAATGTGTTTGATAGGCATTTAACCTTCTTAAAAtgtctaaaaataattttctagcAGTTAGAGACTAAAAACTAACCAGTATAGCCATTttgcatatttttataaattttgcaAAACTAGCTATTATAGCTGTCAATCACAGTCGATTTGACTTAGATCAAGTAAGAATCAACTCAAGATGACTTGAAGTGGACTTAGGATTTAGTTTGAAAAATGTGGCTCTCTATTTTTCTTGTGAGAGTCGACTTGGCTTCGGAGGGTCGACTCAGAGTTGGTCAGGGATCGACTCGAGGAAAGTTAGGATCGACTTGAGTTTCAGATTGAAAAATATAACTCTTTATCTTGCTTGAGAGCGTCGACTCATACTTCACTAGGATGAACTCATAGACTATGCCACTTAAACTTTACATTTCAAAGTCAACTCTTTGAAACTTAAAGTCCGCTCTTGACTTTCTCTACTTGATTTCTCATGATGTGGCTTCACCAATTTATTTTCTTTGACTCCCTACTTTGGCAATCTCATAAATCTTCATGAGAATGGCCTTAGCTTCTTAAAATATTCTCAATATGTACTTCAACAACCCATTGGTaccaataatatatatttaaatattttatattcatcaaaatcaacccTTGAATCAACAAATAGTCCAAGCACTTTATACTTCTATGCTTAAGTCTTGATAACCTACAACCTTCACAGGTGGAACTACCTGAGCATCTAAGACTCTTGTGAAGAAAGCCTCGATCTCTATTCAGCCTCCTCAAGTAGGATGCCTCGAGCACTTTAGGCCCTCATAGAAAGCTTTGGCCCCAAACTGACCTACACGGGCGGGATGGCTTGAACATTTCCATTCCTACACCAAAAGCTTAAGAGCCAACTGACCTACATAGATGGTATGGTCCGAGCACAACTCTTAGACCATGCACAGAAGGCTTGTTGACACATCTGACCTCTTCAGAACAGAACAACCCCAACTCAATCATCTGTCAAATAAGTAGTAACCCAGCATTCAAACCATGAACAACTTGAAGATCAAGTGCTTCCAGCAGACAAACACTAACTCCACACTTTGATATAGCCCTTGCTGAGGCCCCTAACAATCTCCTAATAGCTCACTATCAAAATTGAGGCTGGGGGCCCAGGCCCAAAGGACTACTTCAATAGCAGATGGTAATTAATTAAGCAATCATTCAACAACATCATTCATTGGAGCATAACACATAGAAAACAAGTCTTTCTATTAATCAGTTATGATTACAAAGGTGTTAGCTCAGTATCCAAGCACATttgcaaaaggaaaaacaaaagctTACTCTACAAGCAAATCCGATGAAGTAGCTGACTGGCAAAATGCTATACTTTAGTTTTACCCTTGGTGGAAAGTAGCTCAAGGATGACTGAACCCTTCCTGAATACAATATCCAGAAGGAGCCTAGCCTTCTAGTTTCCCCTCTTCTTGAAAGTCTTAGGGAAGCAGGCTTGGCACAAAAGGCATGCAATGTCCAGAAACTTCTTCCAGCATATTTAGAAAGGTAGCAAAAGTGATACAACTCATAGTTTAGCTCCATAGCTCGATCTTAGCATTAAGCTCCATAGCTCAGGCTCAACATTCGACTTCATGGCTCCATGATTCAACTCTATCGCTCAGATTCATAATGTCACAGCTAGTCGTTTGCATCAACTCTTCTGCTTCTTTCGACCGAGATGTGAAGCTATCTTGGTCTTAAAAGTGGGAGGCCTGTAATGTATCTCAAAATTGATCACAGGCAATATGGCATAACCTACCAATTAGTGCCTATCACAAGCCTATCACGAAATCCTCACCTTGGTCGACTAGTTTCCGCTATATGGCCACCGCAAAAGACATGCGTAGATGCCCAAATCTTCCACCACTCAATTATAGTTGGCTCACAAAAGCAAAACAACCTCTATAACTATGAGATAGGTTCTGAACATGCGCACATCTCAAGATTCCATTTGCAATGGGCTTCAGTCCTCATTTGTGTAAAGTGCTTCTGGGGTTCCTCCAAGTAAGTCTAAGCCTCGAGTTTGAATTCCAAGCATCCATGGACATCCAAGCCATCTCTAGTACTATAAGATTGAGTGAAGTCCCTCTACGATGAAACTCACTTGGACTCTCATAGctctctttctctatctctcTCATGGACTCACCAAGCTATCTCTTTCTCTATCTTCTACTCAGAACCTCCACTATTATCCTGAGATAATATGACTTAGATATTTgggctctctttctctctccctcgtgGATTCACTCAAGCTATCTCTTTGCCTCTCACTCAGAACCTCCACTATTATCCTAAACTCAAAATAGCTACTGTTATCCTAAGATGATCTGACTTAAATATTGGAGAATCCTCTGCTAAAAACCTTTGTTAAGTGGACTTCCTTTGCCTTTGGTATTTCAGGGTTGGTCTGGGTATTGGAGCGAAGATTCGACCACAATCAATCATTTCAACATCTCCGACCAACTATCTAGATTTCTTAAGCACCTCACCTAGCTCCACAACTCATCGGCTTAAATCGGACCAATCTTCGATGGTAATACATGCCATTCCATTAATGCAATTTGATGCCATCACCTTATTCTTGCTTTCAGTGCCTTACTTATTCTTCCGAGTTTATAGTGAGTTTaaatatcaaattggatgtttaaTAATTCTGTCAATAGTTTGATTCATATCCAATTGAAGTGCAAAACTatgttaaatattttaaaatagagAAAGTATTATAAGTCAAACATAAAAGCGACTGGACGCTTTGGTGGTAACATAAAACTCTGGAACCCTTCGGCCGTTACCGGCGCGTTGGCTCTTTGAACTCTAAACCCTAGCGGCCGTTATTTCCGGAGACATGTGGAAGCGGGCCTTCAGCGTCGGCGGCGCCGCCATCCTCCGGTGTTCTACGGCCGGGAGGCGGCTCTCCTCCGCCTCGCCCGACCCCGTACTGGCCCCCCTCCTTCGCTCCCTCGAAGAGTACCGCCTCGAGCTCTCCGAGATATCCCCACCCCCGGTAACTACTAGAAAGCCTCTCATTCCATCTCCCCCTTTATTTCTTCTTAGAACTTTCCTGatttccatctctctctctctctctctatatatatatatatgtccgcctgatcagtagaagttgaagccgccgccgccgccattcTCAGTGGTGGAGGGGGCGATGGAGCGGCAGGGCGGGCCGGTCCTCTGGACGGCGTACGGAGAGGAAGAGATCACCGTCTGGGTCGATCGCCGGGCCCACATCCTCCCGGGCCGCGGAGCCGCCTCCGCCGCCGCCGGCGATGTGATCAGCGAATTATGTCTGTTCGTCGATGTGTCGAAGCCCGGGCGCGAGCGGTCCCTGCTCTTCCTCTGCGGCCTCTACCCGGACGGCGTCGGGATTCACTCCATCTGCCTCAAGCCCAGCATTTACCCAACCTCCACGTCCATGTACCAGGGCCGCGTCTTCCAGTAACGCCTCACGCCtccaattttctctcttcctttccgttgatttatttttactttattttttttacatatttatttatttatttaatttattattatgatTAGCAATCGAATGAATCTGGCTGTTCTTTTGCCATCATCCTTCATTTGGAGCTGAAAACTCTAATTTCTTCCAAATGCTTTTATTTATATGTGAATTTGAGTTTGATCTGGTGATTGCTATTGAGGTGGAAAGTCTGTTTGGTTTGGCACAACTGTTAAACGAAAATGGTTCAAAATGTTTGGAAAAGAAAAAAGCAGAATATGTCACGCAATGTGTGCTGTTTGAGTGTTTGCACTACCAGTATATCCACTGATTTATCATCTCTGGTTGCTATAAAAATATTGTCTTGGGGATGTTTCTGAACCACCTGTTATTCTTGATTACAAAGGAGGTGAACTCAGTGAGGTTGCTTGTCTCTTCACAATGTAATCCATTTCCAATATGTTTGAACTGGTGACTAGGTTAGAGCTTGCTATGATTAAGGGATGCATCAGCCATCGTGATATTTTGCACGCATATAGATTGCTATAGCACTTATGATGTTTGATGTCAAATCCACCACCCTTCGTTCCTTTCAACTCCATCAGAGTTTTCATGTTATTTTATATGTCAGACCTCAAGAACGTTTAATTCTTTCTTCGTATCTAATTATGGCCAAAGGTTCTTGTACTTTGGCTCCTCTAACATTATTTTGTGAGCTAAAGGGACTAAAGTAGTATTTCCTTCAGATTTAGAAAGCATCATGCGGCCCTAGATTCTTCAGAGTCATGAACTGGATACCTGTTATGTGCACCATTCCCAGCCACTGTTAGGGTCGTTAAGACCAGGTCTTTGGTGTGGATGCCGAGTTTTCATTATATCTGGGGCTTCCTCCATCAACTAAACTCTTTTTTTAATCTATGAGAAATTCAAACTATATCCTATCCTTGATATTATTTGCTGGTCAGATATCCGTGTTCCTTCTGTTTATACTGTTATGGAACTAGGTTTTGAGTTTTATCGTGGACGCTTCCCgagatttttttcatcattttctgTTCTGGTTGGAGCTCTTTCCCTATTTCCCTATTGTGCTTTGTACCTTAGTTTGTGCCTTTCTCTCGGCTAGTTCCATCCAATTTTCTTAGGATAGCTCTCTTCTGAGCCTTTTTGATGGCACAAAATCAGAAGAATGTCATAAGCATGATAATTTTCTTATGTAAGTCCTGCTCATGCTATACATTATCTAACTGTATATGCAGTCAAATAGTTTCATAGATATTTTGGGAGTCCGTTATAAATATTATGGACATTGTTAAAGCCAAATGTGAAACATATTTCAGCAGAATGATTAAAAGTACTGAAGTAACTTCAATGGCTAAATTTGTGAAACAGAAAACCAAAACAGAGGAAATATTTGCCTCGTTAAGAGTTCCTCTAGAATTTCCTCATGGTTTTGGATCAACGTTTGACCACTGCATGTTATAACTTTCTTTTGCTTTCCCGGTTGACTTGGTAGGGAGCTAGACTTTCTTCCAGTTTTTCAAGTCTTCGATGTCAAGATTGTGAGCGGTCAGCATTTGCATTTTCGGTTAGATGACTTTTTTTGCCCTGTTGAATTGGCAGAGAGCTAGATTGGAAAATGAGGGATGCATTTCAACGGTACATTGAGACACGTGGTGTAAACAAGAGCCTTTTCCCATTTCTACAGGATTGGCTTTATGTGAAAGTTTATCAGAATCTGATGAGTTGGTTTAAGAATGTGGGCACCTTCATCACAGGGTGTGAACCAAATTGAGTTGCAGCTTGTTAGACAAGTTCAGATTTTGGAGCAGTGGTTGGTTTCTCAGGCAGGCGCAGCACTGTTTTTATTGAGTTATTTGTAATCAGGTACGATGCTTTGAAATTTGTAGACATCGAGATGAACATCGTTGTTCAAGAGAATCTTCCTTGTGCATGTTGGAAAATATCACACAAACATGCATACTTATGAATCTTTTTTAACTCCTTCCTTTTGTATACCTCGATGAGTTGTATTACCTCTTTCCAGAGAATAGTATGAATAGCATAGCATTGGTTGCTGTTTATGAAGAGTTGAAATTtgacgagaaaaaaaaaaaaaaaaaagaaaaattggaaTCCCCAAGTTCCTTGAAATCTTTACTTACACAGGAACAAGTAAATTGTTTCATGGAAGGTGCCTGCTTCAACTAAAAAACTATATACCGTCAATGCAATGATATCTTATTGGGATTGTTCGGTGTATATCGCCTCATACCAGTATTaactttggatttgattggaaaaaaaaattccgACCCATTACTGGTGTGAA
Proteins encoded in this region:
- the LOC105053477 gene encoding uncharacterized protein; translated protein: MWKRAFSVGGAAILRCSTAGRRLSSASPDPVLAPLLRSLEEYRLELSEISPPPKLKPPPPPFSVVEGAMERQGGPVLWTAYGEEEITVWVDRRAHILPGRGAASAAAGDVISELCLFVDVSKPGRERSLLFLCGLYPDGVGIHSICLKPSIYPTSTSMYQGRVFQELDWKMRDAFQRYIETRGVNKSLFPFLQDWLYVKVYQNLMSWFKNVGTFITGCEPN